The Heterodontus francisci isolate sHetFra1 chromosome 33, sHetFra1.hap1, whole genome shotgun sequence genome has a segment encoding these proteins:
- the LOC137347987 gene encoding putative nuclease HARBI1, with amino-acid sequence MLPRRQQQAEQGGEDTQNDNIEEQPYRRQALARHCILGQGQIIFKCQRGLRMSREMVTEICRILQHELQLLDFGGNHMPVALKVTAALNFFYSCTFQRSMRDICGISQSATHRCIKEVTNVLFRHANDFIYLPVDQGRQAARSAAFGTIAGFLRVLGVIDHSWPLELCGPAVFVFVNRKDFHSLNVQLVCDHRRRMMHVCVHCPGTCHDSYILRNSQLPAVFKEPAEVDKWILGDKGYPLCTCLMTPMVHPQSPAEERYNAAYASTRVITEHTIGILKMKSLCLNQSGGALQYAPQRV; translated from the coding sequence ATGTTGCCTAggcgccagcaacaggcagaacagggagGTGAGGATACTCAGAATGATAACATCGAGGAACAGCCTTATCGAAGACAAGCACTGGCACGTCATTGCATCCTCGGACAAGGACAAATtatcttcaaatgtcagagaggcctaaggatgtcacgtgaaatggtcacagaaatttgtaggatcctgcagcatgaactGCAGCTGCTTGACTTCGGTGGGAAtcacatgccagttgccctcaaggtcacggctgcactcaattttttctaTAGCTGCACCTTCCAGAGATCCATgcgcgacatatgtggcatctcacagtctgcaacccacaggtgcatcaaagaggtaaccaatgtcctttttcgacatgccaatgatttcatctatttaCCTGTAGACCAAGGCaggcaggcagcaaggtctgcggcctttggCACCATTGCTGGCTTCCTTAGAGTGCTTGGGGTGATCGACCACTCGTGGCCATTAGAGCTCTGTGGGCctgctgtctttgtctttgtcaatcgcaaagacttccactctttaaatgtacaactggtttgtgaccacaggagaagaatgatGCATGTTTGTGTACATTGTCCAGGGACCTGTCATGACTCCtatattttgaggaactcccagctgccagcagttttcaaggaaccagctgaagtggacaaatggatcctgggtgacaagggttacccactttgtacatgttTGATGACACCCATGGTTCATCCCCAAAgccctgctgaagagaggtacaatgctgcttaCGCATCCACCAGAGTCATCacagaacacaccattggcatactGAAAATGAAATCCCTTTGCCTTaaccagtctggaggggctcttcagtacgcgcCACAAAGGGTGTGA